In a single window of the uncultured Dysgonomonas sp. genome:
- the trxB gene encoding thioredoxin-disulfide reductase, with translation MNEKVRCLIIGSGPAGYTAAIYASRANLSPVLYEGIQPGGQLTTTTEVENFPGYPEGITGPELMEDLKKQATRFGADIRFGIATSVDFTSYPRKVTIDGEKVIETDSVIIATGASAKYLGLPDETKYAGMGVSACATCDGFFYRKKVVAVVGGGDTACEEAIYLAGLAEKVYLIVRKPYLRASKVMQDRAMQNPKIEILFECNAVGLFGENGVEGAHIVKHQGEANEEKFDIKIDGFFLAIGHKPNTDIFKDQLNLDSVGYILTEPGTPKTCIEGVFAAGDVADSHYRQAITAAGTGCQAAIEAERYLSERGL, from the coding sequence ATGAACGAAAAAGTACGTTGCCTGATTATCGGTTCAGGTCCCGCAGGATATACTGCTGCTATTTATGCATCAAGAGCAAACCTATCACCTGTACTTTACGAAGGAATACAACCCGGAGGACAGTTGACCACAACTACCGAAGTGGAGAATTTTCCCGGTTATCCGGAGGGTATCACAGGCCCCGAACTGATGGAAGACCTGAAAAAGCAGGCTACACGTTTTGGCGCCGATATTCGTTTTGGAATTGCCACATCTGTAGATTTCACCAGTTACCCCCGTAAAGTAACTATCGATGGAGAAAAAGTGATAGAAACCGATAGTGTAATTATCGCTACCGGAGCCAGTGCTAAATATCTCGGATTACCTGATGAAACAAAATATGCAGGAATGGGAGTTTCTGCCTGCGCAACATGCGACGGATTCTTCTACCGCAAGAAAGTGGTAGCCGTAGTAGGTGGAGGAGACACAGCCTGCGAAGAAGCTATATATTTGGCCGGACTGGCAGAAAAAGTCTATCTGATTGTACGCAAGCCTTATCTCCGCGCATCGAAAGTAATGCAGGACAGGGCAATGCAGAATCCTAAGATAGAAATTTTGTTTGAGTGTAATGCTGTAGGACTATTCGGTGAAAACGGTGTTGAAGGAGCCCATATAGTAAAACATCAGGGAGAAGCAAACGAAGAAAAATTTGATATCAAGATCGACGGATTCTTCCTTGCCATTGGTCACAAACCGAATACAGATATATTTAAAGACCAACTTAACCTCGACTCTGTAGGTTATATCCTTACCGAACCTGGTACACCTAAAACATGTATAGAGGGGGTATTCGCAGCGGGTGACGTAGCCGATTCGCACTATCGCCAGGCTATTACTGCCGCAGGTACAGGATGTCAGGCGGCGATAGAAGCTGAGAGATATCTGAGCGAAAGAGGGTTATAA
- a CDS encoding TonB-dependent receptor, with amino-acid sequence MKRNIPLLLFLCMFFQLSVQSQTINITGTVFDDGTKEEIELASIRVLNVKDSAYVTGAATNATGKFSVAVKPGNYLVHVSFLGYLEQYFAVNTRTKTAIGNVYLKEDGILLSEATVEAKAPEIIIKGDTAEYNAAAYKVQESAVLGDLIKKIPGAEIDSDGKITVNGKDISKILVDGKEFFSEDPKTASENLPAKMVEKLQVLDQKSDMALLTGFDDGEEQTVINLVVKPGMKEGVMGTVSGGYGNKDRYEANGFVNVARGDNRLSALGNFNNNNNAGGGGGGGRGWGNNRGLTETTMGGVNVAMEPSKKFKYDGDAQYRGTDNNVETTSNTTYTSSDMIENRTSSQNNNNKNMNGRFKFEWAPDSLTNIIFRPNLSYSKSNQFSMSESERTTASSEKDNFRANSESSSDGHTLRLDGNLLVNRKLNSKGRSVTVELSGGLSDGDTDGITYSITDYYNAGESRIQDQIYNQKNNSYNWRARLSYLEPIGRNNFLELAYNIRNTHSETDKKTYEKDASGKYTVIAEDYTRNTKNDFLNQNISLNFQARRQKYNYTVGVGLEPSRSQTSVTQPNMEENRDRARNFVNFAPRLELNYLWDKRHNLRIRYNGQTSQASTDQLYDGIISQSATDTTRGNPNLKPSFEHRLNIRYQKYIPEKASSIMSFADVRYTTNAIASITRIGEGNSRNTTYENIDGNMTGRLMFMYNTPLRNKRFSINTRTFGNYNRDNTFISDRDGGDPQKNTANTYSISEGLGLKFNSDKFQFNIRGNISYENTRNSLSSTQNESLKNQEIYNYGGGGDFSWYLPYNFVLESDLNYSSNSGYTGGYQENSWIWNASLAKEFNIKIKKESGAVSLPATLRFKIYDILQDQSNISRSSNANNITYSTYNTISSYFMVGLTIRFQSFKGGAKSSDMEGPGGGRRFGPGGGRGPGGPMF; translated from the coding sequence ATGAAAAGGAATATTCCCCTGCTTCTCTTTTTGTGCATGTTTTTTCAATTGAGTGTACAATCCCAGACGATAAATATAACAGGGACCGTATTTGATGACGGTACCAAAGAAGAAATTGAATTGGCGAGCATCCGTGTGCTGAATGTAAAGGATAGTGCTTATGTGACAGGTGCCGCTACGAATGCAACAGGAAAATTCAGTGTAGCTGTAAAACCGGGGAACTATCTGGTTCATGTTTCGTTTCTTGGCTATCTGGAGCAATATTTTGCTGTAAATACAAGGACGAAAACCGCAATAGGAAATGTATATCTGAAAGAAGACGGTATTTTGTTGAGTGAGGCCACAGTAGAAGCCAAAGCTCCTGAAATAATTATAAAGGGGGATACTGCAGAATATAATGCTGCGGCATATAAGGTACAGGAAAGTGCGGTGTTGGGCGATCTTATAAAGAAAATACCCGGAGCAGAGATAGATTCGGATGGTAAAATAACCGTAAACGGAAAAGATATATCCAAGATTCTTGTAGATGGAAAAGAGTTTTTTAGTGAAGATCCTAAGACCGCATCCGAGAATTTACCGGCCAAAATGGTAGAGAAATTACAGGTACTGGATCAAAAATCAGATATGGCCCTACTTACAGGCTTCGATGATGGTGAAGAGCAAACTGTGATAAATCTGGTAGTAAAGCCCGGAATGAAAGAAGGAGTGATGGGTACGGTATCGGGGGGATATGGAAATAAAGACCGATACGAAGCTAATGGATTTGTCAATGTGGCCAGAGGGGACAACCGTCTTTCGGCTCTGGGCAATTTCAATAATAATAACAATGCCGGCGGTGGCGGTGGCGGCGGACGTGGCTGGGGAAACAACAGAGGACTCACCGAAACAACAATGGGAGGAGTGAATGTTGCCATGGAGCCTTCCAAGAAATTTAAGTATGACGGTGATGCCCAGTACAGGGGTACTGATAATAATGTGGAAACGACAAGCAACACGACATATACAAGCAGTGATATGATTGAAAATAGGACTTCGTCGCAGAACAACAATAATAAGAACATGAATGGCAGGTTCAAGTTTGAATGGGCACCCGACAGCTTGACTAATATCATATTTCGCCCCAACCTTTCATATTCGAAATCGAATCAGTTTTCTATGAGTGAGTCGGAGCGTACAACTGCTTCCAGCGAAAAAGATAACTTCCGCGCTAACTCGGAATCGTCATCCGATGGGCATACCCTTCGGTTGGATGGAAATTTATTGGTAAACAGAAAATTGAATAGTAAAGGGAGATCTGTTACAGTAGAACTGTCCGGCGGATTGTCAGATGGGGATACAGATGGTATCACTTATTCAATAACGGATTATTATAATGCAGGCGAATCGAGAATACAGGATCAGATCTATAACCAAAAAAATAATAGTTACAACTGGCGTGCACGGTTATCTTATCTGGAGCCTATCGGACGTAATAATTTCCTGGAACTGGCCTATAACATAAGAAATACTCATTCCGAAACGGATAAAAAAACATATGAGAAGGATGCTTCGGGAAAATATACGGTTATAGCAGAAGATTATACCCGTAATACAAAAAATGATTTCCTTAATCAGAATATATCGTTAAACTTTCAGGCCCGCCGTCAGAAGTATAATTATACTGTTGGCGTGGGGTTGGAGCCATCGCGTTCCCAAACTTCCGTTACACAGCCAAATATGGAGGAAAATAGAGACAGGGCAAGGAATTTTGTGAATTTTGCTCCGCGTCTGGAACTAAATTATTTGTGGGATAAACGCCATAACCTCCGGATAAGATATAATGGACAAACCAGTCAGGCATCAACAGATCAGCTCTATGATGGTATCATCTCACAGAGTGCAACCGATACTACTCGGGGTAATCCTAATCTGAAACCAAGTTTCGAACACAGGTTGAATATACGTTATCAAAAATACATCCCGGAAAAAGCATCGTCGATAATGAGTTTTGCAGATGTGAGATATACGACGAATGCCATAGCAAGTATTACACGTATCGGAGAGGGTAATAGCCGGAATACTACTTATGAGAATATCGATGGAAATATGACGGGACGGCTCATGTTTATGTACAACACTCCGTTGAGGAACAAGCGCTTTTCTATTAATACACGTACATTCGGTAACTATAACCGTGATAATACATTCATATCGGATCGTGACGGGGGAGACCCTCAAAAGAATACGGCCAATACATATAGTATCAGTGAAGGTCTTGGGTTAAAGTTTAACTCTGATAAATTTCAATTCAATATCAGAGGTAATATTTCTTACGAGAATACCAGAAATTCCTTGTCATCTACACAGAATGAATCGCTTAAAAATCAGGAGATTTATAATTATGGCGGAGGGGGTGATTTTTCCTGGTATCTGCCATATAATTTTGTCCTTGAAAGCGATTTGAACTATTCATCCAATTCGGGATATACCGGAGGCTATCAGGAAAATTCATGGATATGGAATGCTTCTCTGGCCAAAGAGTTTAATATAAAGATTAAGAAAGAATCAGGAGCTGTCAGCCTTCCGGCGACTTTACGCTTTAAGATATATGATATACTTCAGGATCAGAGCAACATCTCCCGTAGTTCGAATGCCAACAATATAACTTATAGTACTTATAATACTATTAGCAGTTATTTCATGGTGGGGCTTACTATTCGTTTCCAATCCTTTAAAGGCGGGGCGAAGAGCAGCGATATGGAAGGTCCTGGTGGAGGACGCCGATTTGGTCCCGGTGGAGGTAGAGGTCCCGGTGGCCCGATGTTCTAA
- a CDS encoding helix-hairpin-helix domain-containing protein — translation MNWKDYLYFQKRDRVAIILLLVLITLTGGIYIFTRPQQKADKEEAKPSGVRVITNTDTLYSNTVSTPSEQNKDKASDYPYQKKLETGRTVELNTADTTSLKKIPGIGTGFANRIVKYRNLLGGFADITQLKEVWGLDNELYDKIMPYITLIPQVKKMKVNSADFNELIRHPYIDYKQAKIIVDIRERKGRIESLKRLRLLEEFSDDDIKRLTPYLSFD, via the coding sequence ATGAACTGGAAAGACTACTTATACTTTCAGAAACGGGACAGAGTCGCCATTATATTACTGCTTGTCCTTATCACCCTTACGGGAGGGATATATATTTTTACCAGACCACAACAAAAAGCAGATAAAGAAGAGGCTAAACCTTCCGGAGTACGAGTAATAACAAATACTGATACTCTATATAGTAATACAGTTTCTACTCCCTCTGAGCAAAATAAAGATAAAGCATCGGACTATCCCTATCAGAAAAAATTAGAGACAGGGAGAACTGTAGAACTTAATACTGCCGACACCACATCGCTGAAAAAGATACCCGGGATAGGAACCGGATTCGCAAACCGGATAGTCAAGTATCGCAACCTGTTAGGAGGCTTTGCTGATATCACACAACTGAAAGAGGTCTGGGGACTGGATAATGAATTGTATGACAAAATTATGCCTTACATTACACTTATACCCCAAGTAAAGAAGATGAAAGTCAACTCGGCAGACTTCAACGAATTGATCAGACATCCCTATATAGATTATAAGCAAGCTAAAATCATTGTGGACATCAGAGAAAGGAAAGGCAGGATAGAATCACTAAAACGCCTGCGCTTGCTTGAAGAATTTAGTGACGATGATATCAAAAGGCTTACACCTTATCTTTCCTTTGACTAG
- a CDS encoding LolA-like putative outer membrane lipoprotein chaperone — protein sequence MKIKLFALFILITFTVGLSAQNAREILDKASETYNKAGAVTATFTLDSKDTKAQSMHSYDGKAFMKGNKFRIEIPDAITWFDGTTQWVYIKDTEEVNISNPTGEELQAISPSVLFNIYKKGFNLSYKGEKRMNGKSLYEVELIPQKKGGDFTKIAVLIDKASNIFSKITVTDKVGIENILTIKNYQAGSNLNDDVFQFHKKDFPRAEIVDLR from the coding sequence ATGAAAATCAAATTATTCGCATTATTTATCCTTATCACATTCACAGTAGGATTATCTGCACAAAATGCCCGTGAGATATTAGACAAAGCATCGGAAACATATAATAAAGCAGGCGCTGTTACAGCAACTTTCACACTGGATTCGAAAGACACAAAAGCTCAGTCAATGCACAGTTATGATGGCAAAGCTTTTATGAAGGGTAATAAATTCAGGATAGAAATCCCTGATGCCATTACATGGTTTGATGGAACAACCCAATGGGTATATATAAAAGATACCGAAGAGGTGAACATAAGTAATCCTACAGGTGAAGAATTGCAGGCAATCAGCCCTTCGGTGTTATTCAATATATATAAAAAAGGATTTAACCTGTCGTATAAAGGAGAAAAAAGGATGAACGGCAAATCATTATATGAGGTAGAACTGATACCTCAGAAAAAGGGTGGAGATTTTACTAAAATAGCCGTATTAATAGATAAAGCAAGTAATATCTTCTCAAAGATCACAGTCACCGATAAAGTCGGTATAGAAAACATACTTACTATTAAGAATTACCAAGCGGGGAGCAACTTGAACGATGATGTATTCCAGTTCCATAAAAAGGACTTTCCCAGAGCCGAAATTGTCGATTTAAGATAA
- a CDS encoding DNA translocase FtsK — translation MAKKTVQKKKTPSKGAQFLEFIKKERTRFLLGVCLAFIGAYILLGQVSFFVTGAADQSKVVNRYFFDLISHKQQISNWTGVAGAFIAEKFINQWFGIFSLLIPVYFILMGLKMMRVINISAIRTFLLMAFAMIWGSITSAFTLSRIFPDSHIIWGGAHGQYIEQTLEAALGIPGVLMIIVLLLIIFLIITKKASMEFFRGLFKNPLKNNSAQDIDPELENFYEEEIEEEEPVKEKKSWFSFFKRKKEDKATEDEDNRDILDEDSEIRTIENTKPKKTATTVKIDQDFEIVVPKDEEFIQPVRNTETHPPKPAEPVLPALDGDTDMLPEGEEMEDYDPTKDLSNFHFPSTELLKIYDTTGKGVDMEEQNANKSKIITTLQNYGIEITSIKATVGPTITLYEIVPKAGVRISKIRNLEDDIALSLSALGIRIIAPMPGKGTIGIEVPNKDPQIVSMQSVIASRRFQECAYDLPVALGKTITNEIFMFDLCKMPHLLVAGATGQGKSVGLNAIITSLLYKKHPAEMKMVLVDPKMVEFNIYSTIEKHYLAKLPDAEKAIITDVSKVTQTLNSLTKEMDDRYELLMNAGVRNIKEYNEKFRKRRLNPLKGHRFLPYLVIIIDEFGDLIMTAGKEIEMPIARIAQKARAVGMHMVIATQRPTTNIITGTIKANFPARMAFRVTSQIDSRTILDMSGANQLIGRGDLLFSQGSDLVRIQCAFVDTPEVEGIAQYIGNQQGYSHAFELPEYVGEGGEDKIGNIDLNDRDPLFDEAARLIVVHQQGSTSLIQRKFSIGYNRAGRLMDQLEAAGIVGPTQGSKARDVLIADEYSLEQKLSAFN, via the coding sequence ATGGCTAAAAAAACAGTCCAGAAAAAGAAAACCCCTAGTAAAGGCGCTCAATTTTTAGAGTTTATAAAAAAAGAACGCACCAGATTCCTGTTAGGCGTATGCCTTGCATTTATCGGAGCATATATATTATTGGGGCAGGTATCATTCTTCGTTACCGGAGCCGCCGACCAAAGCAAGGTTGTAAACAGATATTTCTTCGACCTCATATCCCATAAGCAACAGATATCCAACTGGACAGGTGTTGCCGGCGCTTTTATAGCAGAGAAATTTATAAACCAGTGGTTCGGGATTTTTTCATTACTGATCCCTGTCTATTTTATACTGATGGGACTAAAAATGATGCGGGTAATAAACATATCCGCCATCCGTACATTCCTGCTTATGGCTTTCGCCATGATCTGGGGTTCTATAACAAGTGCCTTTACCTTATCCCGGATTTTCCCCGACAGCCATATTATATGGGGCGGAGCACACGGGCAATACATTGAACAAACCCTGGAAGCCGCACTGGGAATACCCGGCGTACTGATGATTATCGTCTTATTACTGATTATATTCCTCATTATTACTAAAAAGGCATCTATGGAGTTTTTCCGGGGGCTGTTCAAAAATCCGTTGAAAAATAATTCAGCACAGGATATAGATCCTGAACTTGAAAATTTCTATGAAGAAGAAATAGAGGAAGAAGAACCTGTGAAAGAAAAGAAAAGCTGGTTTAGCTTCTTTAAAAGAAAAAAAGAGGACAAGGCTACTGAAGATGAAGACAATAGAGATATCCTTGACGAAGATTCCGAAATACGCACAATAGAAAATACAAAACCAAAAAAGACTGCGACAACTGTAAAAATAGATCAGGACTTCGAGATTGTTGTACCGAAAGATGAAGAATTTATTCAGCCAGTAAGAAATACAGAGACACATCCTCCAAAACCAGCAGAACCTGTTTTACCGGCCCTCGATGGAGATACCGATATGTTGCCCGAAGGTGAAGAGATGGAGGACTACGACCCGACGAAAGACCTGTCCAACTTCCATTTTCCATCTACCGAACTGCTGAAAATATATGACACCACAGGCAAAGGAGTGGACATGGAAGAACAGAATGCCAATAAGAGCAAGATTATAACTACCCTGCAAAATTATGGCATAGAAATCACTTCTATCAAAGCAACCGTAGGACCTACAATCACATTATATGAAATAGTACCGAAAGCCGGAGTCCGAATTTCGAAAATCCGTAATCTGGAAGACGATATAGCCCTGAGTTTATCAGCCTTAGGTATTCGCATCATTGCACCAATGCCGGGTAAAGGCACAATCGGGATAGAAGTACCAAACAAAGACCCGCAAATCGTATCCATGCAGTCGGTGATTGCCTCCCGCAGGTTTCAGGAATGCGCATACGATCTGCCTGTTGCTTTGGGTAAAACCATTACTAATGAGATATTCATGTTCGACCTCTGCAAGATGCCGCACTTACTGGTTGCCGGAGCTACAGGACAAGGAAAATCGGTAGGGCTGAATGCCATCATCACATCATTGCTTTACAAGAAACATCCGGCCGAGATGAAAATGGTATTAGTAGACCCTAAAATGGTGGAATTCAACATTTACTCTACAATAGAGAAGCACTATCTGGCAAAATTGCCTGATGCAGAAAAAGCCATTATCACAGATGTGAGCAAAGTAACCCAGACCCTTAACTCTCTGACAAAGGAGATGGACGACCGCTACGAATTGTTGATGAATGCCGGAGTGCGTAACATAAAAGAATATAACGAAAAATTCCGTAAGCGCCGTTTGAACCCGTTGAAAGGTCACCGCTTCCTGCCATACCTGGTTATCATTATAGACGAGTTTGGCGACCTGATTATGACCGCCGGAAAAGAAATAGAAATGCCTATCGCCCGTATAGCACAGAAAGCTCGTGCAGTAGGTATGCATATGGTCATTGCCACCCAGCGCCCGACAACAAACATCATCACGGGTACAATAAAGGCCAACTTCCCTGCCCGCATGGCTTTCCGTGTTACATCACAGATAGACTCGCGTACTATTCTGGATATGTCCGGTGCAAACCAGCTGATAGGACGTGGAGACTTACTCTTTTCACAAGGTAGTGATCTGGTCCGTATCCAATGCGCCTTTGTAGACACTCCGGAGGTAGAAGGAATAGCCCAGTATATCGGTAACCAGCAAGGATATTCACATGCTTTCGAATTACCTGAATATGTGGGTGAAGGCGGAGAAGATAAAATAGGCAATATAGATCTTAACGACCGTGATCCGCTCTTTGATGAAGCTGCACGCCTGATAGTCGTACACCAACAAGGTTCAACCTCACTTATTCAGCGGAAATTCTCTATCGGATACAACCGTGCCGGACGCCTTATGGACCAGCTTGAAGCTGCAGGTATCGTAGGCCCTACACAAGGCAGCAAAGCCCGTGATGTACTGATTGCCGATGAGTATAGCCTGGAACAGAAGTTGAGTGCATTTAATTAG